Proteins encoded together in one Macadamia integrifolia cultivar HAES 741 unplaced genomic scaffold, SCU_Mint_v3 scaffold2090, whole genome shotgun sequence window:
- the LOC122065683 gene encoding ETHYLENE INSENSITIVE 3-like 3 protein isoform X2, protein MEHLLMVANLLGGSSDIEVDDIRCENLAEKDVSDEEIEAEELERRMWKDRIKLGRIREKQKHAAQQAAEKPKPKHTSDQARRKKMARAQDGILKYMLKLMEVCKARGFVYGIIPEKGKPMSGASDNIRAWWKEKVKFDKNGPAAIAKYEAECLAAGEAENKRRGNSQSNLQDLQDATLGSLLSSLMQHCDPPQRKYPLEKGVPPPWWPSGNEDWWIKMGLPLGQVSPYKKPHDLKKAWKVGVLTAVIKHMSPNIAKIRRHVRQSKCLQDKMTAKESLIWLGVLSQEESLIQQPSSDNGASGITETPHNGHGERKEAVTSSSDSDYDVNGVEDGVGSTSSKLDKRNQPMDVEPHVDPSHNPKHPVQDKKRVEQPKRKRPRGSSTSVDQQTAPLQNEHLHEKPRNTLPDMNHADLQLVEYQMHVGQQENGQMASSGPLEKDPEIPPQPAESTIDNFSALPPVNEATPQSMYMGERPLSYPVMQNTELHPGASYFFYNTPAEYRLPQGKLQPQMAMAGSQIRAAEETGVLAPLLEGNENGITGVDIHHFVKDTFHGEQDKPVESHFVSPLDGLSLDYGGFNSPFHFGIDGTSSLDPADLDFSLDEDFIQYFGA, encoded by the coding sequence ATGGAGCATCTTCTGATGGTTGCCAACTTGTTGGGGGGCAGTTCGGATATTGAAGTGGACGATATTAGGTGTGAGAATCTAGCAGAGAAAGATGTTAGCGATGAGGAGATTGAGGCAGAAGAATTGGAAAGGCGAATGTGGAAGGACAGGATCAAACTCGGGAGAATCAGGGAAAAGCAGAAGCATGCAGCTCAACAGGCTGCTGagaagcccaagcccaagcatACCTCTGATCAGGCTCGGAGGAAGAAAATGGCGAGAGCACAAGATGGAATCCTCAAGTACATGTTGAAGTTGATGGAAGTCTGCAAAGCCCGTGGGTTCGTGTACGGGATCATTCCTGAGAAGGGGAAGCCCATGAGTGGTGCCTCTGATAACATAAGAGCTTGGTGGAAGGAGAAGGTGAAATTTGATAAGAACGGACCAGCAGCCATAGCCAAATACGAGGCAGAATGTTTGGCTGCTGGGGAGGCCGAGAATAAGAGACGTGGAAACTCTCAGAGCAACCTGCAGGACCTTCAAGATGCCACCTTAGGCTCTCTCCTATCGTCATTGATGCAGCACTGTGATCCTCCACAGCGAAAATACCCATTAGAGAAGGGTGTCCCACCCCCATGGTGGCCTTCAGGAAATGAGGACTGGTGGATAAAAATGGGTCTACCCCTGGGTCAGGTTTCTCCTTACAAAAAACCCCATGATCTGAAGAAGGCTTGGAAGGTTGGAGTGCTGACGGCTGTGATCAAACACATGTCGCCAAATATTGCGAAGATCAGGAGGCATGTCCGTCAGTCAAAATGTTTACAGGATAAAATGACTGCCAAGGAGAGCTTAATTTGGTTGGGAGTGTTGAGCCAAGAGGAATCCCTTATCCAGCAGCCTAGCAGTGATAATGGGGCATCTGGCATAACTGAGACGCCTCATAATGGTCATGGTGAAAGGAAGGAAGCTGTGACTAGCAGTAGTGACAGTGACTATGATGTCAATGGTGTTGAGGATGGTGTCGGTTCAACTTCATCTAAATTAGATAAGAGAAATCAACCAATGGATGTGGAACCTCATGTAGACCCATCTCATAACCCAAAGCATCCTGTCCAAGATAAAAAGAGAGTAGAACAACCAAAGAGAAAAAGACCCCGTGGAAGCTCAACTTCTGTTGATCAACAAACGGCCCCATTGCAAAATGAACATCTACATGAGAAACCGAGAAATACTCTTCCAGATATGAACCATGCAGACTTGCAGTTGGTTGAATACCAGATGCATGTTGGTCAACAGGAAAATGGCCAAATGGCATCTTCAGGGCCTTTGGAGAAAGACCCAGAGATCCCACCCCAACCAGCTGAATCTACGATTGACAACTTCTCAGCCCTCCCTCCTGTCAATGAAGCTACCCCTCAAAGCATGTATATGGGTGAAAGGCCCTTGTCATATCCAGTCATGCAAAATACGGAGTTGCATCCTGGAGCCAGCTACTTTTTCTACAACACACCAGCAGAATATAGGCTCCCTCAGGGCAAGCTACAGCCACAGATGGCAATGGCTGGGTCCCAGATCAGGGCAGCAGAGGAAACTGGTGTTCTTGCACCATTACTAGAAGGAAATGAGAATGGAATTACCGGAGTTGACATTCACCATTTTGTAAAAGACACATTCCATGGTGAACAAGATAAACCAGTTGAAAGTCACTTCGTATCTCCACTTGATGGCCTATCACTAGATTATGGAGGATTCAACAGTCCATTTCATTTTGGAATTGATGGTACTAGTTCATTAGATCCTGCTGATTTAGATTTTTCACTTGATGAGGACTTCATCCAGTACTTTGGAGCCTAG
- the LOC122065683 gene encoding ETHYLENE INSENSITIVE 3-like 3 protein isoform X1: MQSKEMVEEFDDIGVDTGSDIEVDDIRCENLAEKDVSDEEIEAEELERRMWKDRIKLGRIREKQKHAAQQAAEKPKPKHTSDQARRKKMARAQDGILKYMLKLMEVCKARGFVYGIIPEKGKPMSGASDNIRAWWKEKVKFDKNGPAAIAKYEAECLAAGEAENKRRGNSQSNLQDLQDATLGSLLSSLMQHCDPPQRKYPLEKGVPPPWWPSGNEDWWIKMGLPLGQVSPYKKPHDLKKAWKVGVLTAVIKHMSPNIAKIRRHVRQSKCLQDKMTAKESLIWLGVLSQEESLIQQPSSDNGASGITETPHNGHGERKEAVTSSSDSDYDVNGVEDGVGSTSSKLDKRNQPMDVEPHVDPSHNPKHPVQDKKRVEQPKRKRPRGSSTSVDQQTAPLQNEHLHEKPRNTLPDMNHADLQLVEYQMHVGQQENGQMASSGPLEKDPEIPPQPAESTIDNFSALPPVNEATPQSMYMGERPLSYPVMQNTELHPGASYFFYNTPAEYRLPQGKLQPQMAMAGSQIRAAEETGVLAPLLEGNENGITGVDIHHFVKDTFHGEQDKPVESHFVSPLDGLSLDYGGFNSPFHFGIDGTSSLDPADLDFSLDEDFIQYFGA, translated from the exons ATGCAATCGAAAGAGATGGTGGAGGAGTTTGACGATATTGGAGTTGATACTGG TTCGGATATTGAAGTGGACGATATTAGGTGTGAGAATCTAGCAGAGAAAGATGTTAGCGATGAGGAGATTGAGGCAGAAGAATTGGAAAGGCGAATGTGGAAGGACAGGATCAAACTCGGGAGAATCAGGGAAAAGCAGAAGCATGCAGCTCAACAGGCTGCTGagaagcccaagcccaagcatACCTCTGATCAGGCTCGGAGGAAGAAAATGGCGAGAGCACAAGATGGAATCCTCAAGTACATGTTGAAGTTGATGGAAGTCTGCAAAGCCCGTGGGTTCGTGTACGGGATCATTCCTGAGAAGGGGAAGCCCATGAGTGGTGCCTCTGATAACATAAGAGCTTGGTGGAAGGAGAAGGTGAAATTTGATAAGAACGGACCAGCAGCCATAGCCAAATACGAGGCAGAATGTTTGGCTGCTGGGGAGGCCGAGAATAAGAGACGTGGAAACTCTCAGAGCAACCTGCAGGACCTTCAAGATGCCACCTTAGGCTCTCTCCTATCGTCATTGATGCAGCACTGTGATCCTCCACAGCGAAAATACCCATTAGAGAAGGGTGTCCCACCCCCATGGTGGCCTTCAGGAAATGAGGACTGGTGGATAAAAATGGGTCTACCCCTGGGTCAGGTTTCTCCTTACAAAAAACCCCATGATCTGAAGAAGGCTTGGAAGGTTGGAGTGCTGACGGCTGTGATCAAACACATGTCGCCAAATATTGCGAAGATCAGGAGGCATGTCCGTCAGTCAAAATGTTTACAGGATAAAATGACTGCCAAGGAGAGCTTAATTTGGTTGGGAGTGTTGAGCCAAGAGGAATCCCTTATCCAGCAGCCTAGCAGTGATAATGGGGCATCTGGCATAACTGAGACGCCTCATAATGGTCATGGTGAAAGGAAGGAAGCTGTGACTAGCAGTAGTGACAGTGACTATGATGTCAATGGTGTTGAGGATGGTGTCGGTTCAACTTCATCTAAATTAGATAAGAGAAATCAACCAATGGATGTGGAACCTCATGTAGACCCATCTCATAACCCAAAGCATCCTGTCCAAGATAAAAAGAGAGTAGAACAACCAAAGAGAAAAAGACCCCGTGGAAGCTCAACTTCTGTTGATCAACAAACGGCCCCATTGCAAAATGAACATCTACATGAGAAACCGAGAAATACTCTTCCAGATATGAACCATGCAGACTTGCAGTTGGTTGAATACCAGATGCATGTTGGTCAACAGGAAAATGGCCAAATGGCATCTTCAGGGCCTTTGGAGAAAGACCCAGAGATCCCACCCCAACCAGCTGAATCTACGATTGACAACTTCTCAGCCCTCCCTCCTGTCAATGAAGCTACCCCTCAAAGCATGTATATGGGTGAAAGGCCCTTGTCATATCCAGTCATGCAAAATACGGAGTTGCATCCTGGAGCCAGCTACTTTTTCTACAACACACCAGCAGAATATAGGCTCCCTCAGGGCAAGCTACAGCCACAGATGGCAATGGCTGGGTCCCAGATCAGGGCAGCAGAGGAAACTGGTGTTCTTGCACCATTACTAGAAGGAAATGAGAATGGAATTACCGGAGTTGACATTCACCATTTTGTAAAAGACACATTCCATGGTGAACAAGATAAACCAGTTGAAAGTCACTTCGTATCTCCACTTGATGGCCTATCACTAGATTATGGAGGATTCAACAGTCCATTTCATTTTGGAATTGATGGTACTAGTTCATTAGATCCTGCTGATTTAGATTTTTCACTTGATGAGGACTTCATCCAGTACTTTGGAGCCTAG
- the LOC122065678 gene encoding FT-interacting protein 3-like: MQRPPPPEDYSLKETSPHLGGGGVTGDKLTSTYDLVEQMQYLYVRVVKAKELPAKDVTGSLDPYVEVKLGNYKGTTRHFEKKTNPVWNQVFAFSKDRMQASTLEVIVKDKDMVKDDFVGRVVFDITEVPKRVPPDSPLAPQWYRLEDRKGDKVRGELMLAVWMGTQADEAFPEAWHSDAAAVSSEGLANIRSKVYLSPKLWYVRVNVIEAQDLIPGDKTRFPEVFVKVILGNQASRTKISQSRNINPMWNEDLMFVAAEPFEEHLMLTVEDRVGHNKDEVLGKCVIPLQNVERRLNNRVVNAKWYNLEKHVIVDGEKKEIKFASRIHLRICLDGGYHVLDESTHYSSDLRPTAKPLWKNSIGVLELGILNAQGLLPMKTKDGRGTTDAYCVAKYGQKWVRTRTIIDSSTPKWNEQYTWEVFDPCTVITIGVFDNCHLHGGGDKAGGAKDSRIGKVRVRLSTLETDRVYTHSYPLLVLHPSGVKKMGEVQLAVRFTCSSLLNMLHIYTQPLLPKMHYLHPLSVTQLDNLRHQATQIVSMRLSRAEPPLRKEVVEYMLDVDSHMWSMRRSKANFFRIMGVLSGLIAVGRWFDQICNWKNPLTTILIHILFLILVLYPELILPTVFLYLFLIGVWYYRWRPRHPPHMDTRLSHADNAHPDELDEEFDTFPTSRPADIVRMRYDRLRSVAGRIQTVVGDLATQGERLQSLLSWRDPRATALFVTFCLIAAIVLYVTPFRVVALITGFYVLRHPRFRHKLPSVPLNFFRRLPARTDSML, encoded by the coding sequence ATGCAGCGGCCTCCCCCTCCCGAAGACTACTCCCTGAAGGAGACGTCGCCCCACCTTGGTGGTGGAGGGGTCACTGGTGACAAGCTTACGAGCACCTATGACTTGGTTGAGCAGATGCAATACCTTTACGTTCGGGTTGTCAAAGCCAAGGAACTACCAGCAAAAGATGTAACTGGAAGCCTTGATCCGTATGTTGAAGTGAAGCTAGGAAACTACAAGGGCACGACTCGTCATTTCGAAAAGAAGACGAATCCCGTGTGGAACCAAGTCTTTGCTTTCTCAAAGGATCGAATGCAAGCCTCTACATTGGAGGTTATTGTGAAGGACAAAGATATGGTGAAGGATGATTTTGTTGGCCGAGTAGTGTTCGATATAACTGAAGTCCCTAAACGAGTTCCTCCAGACAGCCCTTTAGCACCGCAATGGTACAGGCTAGAAGATCGGAAGGGAGATAAGGTTAGAGGGGAGCTCATGTTGGCTGTGTGGATGGGCACCCAGGCTGATGAAGCATTTCCTGAAGCATGGCATTCTGATGCGGCTGCAGTTAGCAGTGAAGGCCTTGCTAACATCCGATCAAAGGTATACCTCTCTCCCAAGCTTTGGTATGTTAGGGTTAACGTGATTGAAGCTCAGGACTTAATACCTGGTGACAAGACTAGGTTCCCAGAGGTTTTTGTTAAGGTTATCCTTGGTAATCAGGCTTCGAGAACTAAAATTTCTCAGAGTAGGAATATTAATCCAATGTGGAATGAGGATTTGATGTTTGTAGCGGCAGAACCTTTTGAGGAGCATTTAATGTTGACTGTGGAAGATAGAGTTGGACATAACAAAGACGAAGTTCTGGGGAAATGTGTGATTCCTTTGCAGAATGTGGAGAGAAGATTGAATAATAGGGTGGTGAACGCTAAGTGGTATAATCTTGAGAAGCATGTGATTGTTGatggggaaaagaaagagataaaattcgCCAGTAGGATTCATCTCAGGATCTGTTTGGATGGTGGATATCATGTTCTGGATGAATCAACACACTACAGCAGTGATCTTAGACCAACCGCTAAGCCATTGTGGAAAAATAGCATTGGAGTTTTGGAATTGGGGATTTTGAATGCTCAAGGATTGTTGCCAATGAAGACCAAGGACGGAAGGGGTACAACAGATGCCTATTGCGTGGCCAAATACGGGCAGAAGTGGGTACGAACAAGAACCATCATAGATAGCTCTACTCCAAAGTGGAATGAGCAATACACATGGGAGGTTTTTGATCCTTGCACTGTCATTACAATTGGTGTATTTGATAATTGTCACTTGcatggaggaggagataagGCTGGAGGGGCAAAGGATTCAAGAATTGGAAAGGTTAGGGTTCGTCTTTCTACGCTTGAAACTGATCGGGTTTACACTCACTCCTATCCTCTTCTGGTATTACATCCCTCTGGTGTCAAGAAGATGGGTGAAGTTCAGTTGGCTGTGAGGTTTACATGCTCGTCTTTGCTAAATATGTTGCATATATACACACAGCCATTGTTGCCAAAAATGCATTACCTTCATCCATTATCTGTTACTCAGCTTGATAACTTGAGACACCAGGCCACTCAGATTGTCTCTATGAGGCTGAGCCGTGCAGAGCCACCATTGAGGAAAGAGGTTGTGGAATATATGTTGGACGTTGATTCACATATGTGGAGTATGAGGAGGAGCAAAGCTAATTTTTTCAGGATTATGGGGGTTCTCAGTGGGTTAATTGCTGTTGGAAGGTGGTTTGATCAGATATGCAATTGGAAAAACCCTCTTACGACCATTCTGATTCACATCCTCTTTTTAATATTGGTCCTGTATCCAGAGTTGATTCTACCCACAGTTTTTCTCTATCTTTTCTTGATTGGGGTTTGGTACTATCGGTGGAGGCCAAGACACCCACCTCACATGGATACCCGTCTGTCTCATGCTGATAATGCACATCCTGATGAATTGGATGAAGAGTTTGACACATTCCCAACATCACGCCCTGCTGATATTGTGAGGATGAGATATGACCGTTTGAGAAGTGTGGCCGGGAGGATTCAGACAGTGGTTGGTGATTTAGCAACCCAAGGGGAAAGGTTGCAGTCTCTGCTGAGCTGGAGAGATCCGAGAGCTACAGCTTTGTTCGTGACTTTCTGTTTGATTGCTGCCATAGTCCTGTATGTGACACCATTTCGTGTTGTGGCTCTCATCACAGGTTTTTATGTGTTGAGGCATCCTAGGTTCCGCCACAAGCTTCCTTCGGTGCCTCTGAACTTTTTCAGGAGGTTACCTGCAAGAACAGACAGCATGTTATGA